From the Manis pentadactyla isolate mManPen7 chromosome 7, mManPen7.hap1, whole genome shotgun sequence genome, one window contains:
- the LMOD2 gene encoding leiomodin-2, translated as MSTFGYRRGLSKYESIDEDELLASLSAEELKELERELEDLEPDHNLPVGLRQKSLTEKTPTGTFSREALMAYWEKESQKLLEKERLGECGQVAEEDKEGSEEELIFTESNSEVSEDVYTEEEDGDEEDDDDQDDDDDKEEEEEEGSENGINGTVNYGGVTSETSKPKTFTSQMENITLTNGHGARNTESPTATHPCGNPTVIEEVLEKIRNNDPDTTEVNLNNIENITSQTLARFAEALRGNTVVRAFSLANTRADDSAATAIADMLRANRCIVSINVESNFITGKGILAIMRALQHNTVLTELRFHNQRHIMGSQVEMEIVKLLRENTTLLRLGYHFELPGPRMSMTSLLTRNMDKQRQKRMQEQKQQEGYDGGSNLRTKVWQRGTPGSSPYASPRHSPWSSPKIPKKVQTAGSRPQSPVVPPPPPPPPPPPPPPAPQKLPPPPPPPPPPLPEKKLITRNIAEVIKQQESAQRALQNGQKKKKGKKGKKRPNNILKEIKNSLRSVQEKKAEEGSRPSTPLRSAHDNLMEAIRGSSIRQLRRVEVPEALR; from the exons ATGTCCACCTTTGGCTACAGGAGAGGACTTAGCAAATATGAATCCATCGATGAGGACGAGCTCCTTGCTTCCTTGTCAGCTGAGGAGCTGAAAGAACTAGAAAGGGAGTTGGAAGACCTTGAACCTGACCACAACCTTCCCGTGGGGCTAAGGCAAAAGAGTCTGACTGAGAAAACCCCCACGGGGACATTCAGCCGAGAGGCACTGATGGCCTATTGGGAAAAGGAGTCCCAGAAACTCTTGGAGAAGGAGAGGCTGGGGGAGTGTGGACAG GTTGCAGAAGAAGACAAAGAGGGGAGTGAGGAAGAGCTTATCTTCACTGAGAGTAACAGTGAGGTCTCCGAGGACGTGTACACGGAGGAGGAGGACGGGGACGAGGAGGACGACGATGACCAGGACGACGACGACGacaaagaagaagaggaagaagaaggcaGTGAGAACGGTATTAACGGAACTGTAAATTACGGTGGCGTCACTTCTGAGACCTCGAAGCCGAAGACGTTTACGAGTCAAATGGAAAACATCACGCTGACCAACGGCCACGGCGCAAGGAACACGGAGTCGCCGACGGCCACCCACCCCTGCGGAAATCCTACGGTGATCGAGGAGGTTCTGGAAAAGATCCGAAACAACGACCCCGACACCACAGAGGTCAATCTGAACAATATCGAGAACATCACGTCGCAGACCCTCGCCCGCTTCGCCGAGGCGCTCAGGGGCAACACGGTGGTGAGGGCCTTCAGCCTGGCCAACACGCGCGCCGACGACAGCGCGGCCACGGCCATCGCGGACATGCTGCGGGCCAACCGGTGCATCGTCAGCATCAACGTCGAGTCCAACTTCATCACCGGCAAGGGGATCCTGGCCATCATGCGGGCCCTGCAGCACAACACCGTGCTCACCGAGCTGCGCTTCCACAACCAGCGGCACATCATGGGCAGCCAGGTGGAGATGGAGATCGTCAAGCTGCTGCGGGAGAACACCACGCTGCTGAGGCTGGGCTACCATTTTGAGCTCCCAGGACCAAGAATGAGCATGACGAGCCTCTTGACGAGAAACATGGATAAGCAGAGGCAGAAGCGGATGCAGGAGCAGAAGCAGCAAGAGGGATATGACGGGGGATCCAACCTTAGGACCAAAGTCTGGCAGAGGGGGACTCCTGGCTCTTCACCGTATGCATCTCCCAGGCACTCCCCCTGGTCCTCCCCGAAAATCCCCAAGAAAGTCCAGACAGCGGGGAGCCGGCCGCAGTCTCCCGTGGTCCCACCtccacccccgcccccgcccccgccgcctcctcctcctgccccacaaAAGCTGCCACCGCCCCCTCCGCCGCCACCTCCTCCACTCCCAGAGAAAAAGCTCATCACCCGCAACATTGCAGAAGTCATCAAGCAACAGGAGAGTGCCCAGCGGGCATTGCAAAacggacagaaaaagaaaaaagggaaaaagggtaAGAAACGACCAAACAATAtcctaaaggaaattaaaaattcctTGCGGTCAGTGCAAGAGAAGAAAGCGGAAGAAGGTTCTCGACCCTCTACTCCGCTGAGGTCAGCTCATGACAATCTCATGGAAGCGATTCGGGGAAGCAGTATAAGACAGCTAAGGCGG GTGGAAGTTCCAGAAGCTCTGCGATAA